CGCGCGCATCAAGGCGTCTCACCACCGGCAGGCGCAGCCCGCGCTCGAGGCAGTTCGTCGGGCGTCGGGCGGCGTGCTCGATGCTCCGCGACAGTTCCAACTCGGCCTCGCGGCGTTTCACAATCACGACAACGACGCGGCCATCCGCGAGTTCACGGCGTTGGCCGAATCGGCCACGGAGTACGCCGACGACGCGCGCTATCGCCTCGGCAAGGTCCGCACGCGCCAGGGCGACAACGAGGGCAGCCGCGCCGAGTTTCAGACGCTGCTGCGCGCGCATCCCGGCAGCGGCCTGCGCGGCGCGGCGCACTACCAGCTCGCGCTGATCGACATGGAGGACAACCGCTACGAGAGCGCATGGCGCTATTTCGACCAACGCCTCGCCAAACCCGCCGGCGGTCAGGAAGAGTATTTGACGTGGCTCAAGGCGTGGACGGCGTATCGTGCGGGCAAGCTCGACGCGGCAGAGACGACCATCGACGGCCTGCTCAAGAAATTCGCCAAGTCGCAAAACGGCGACCGCTACCGCTACTGGCGCGCGGCGATCCGCCAGGCGCGCGGCGAGACCGAACCGGCGGCGGCGGACTGGACCGAGATCAACGGCGACCCGCGCAGCTACTACGGCATGCGCGCGGGCGAGCGGCTCGCGTCGATGCGTCGGACGCATCGGAATCCGGCGGGCGATTTTCGCGCGCGGGGGGTTGGATCGTCGCCGGTGCCTTCACCGAAGCCCGAGGATTTTCCGGAGGCGGTACGTTCGCTGGTGCAAAAGACGATCAAGCTGGAGCGGCTGGACTGCCGCGCCGAGGCGTCGGTGCTGTCGAAGAGGATCCTCGAAATTCTCGACAAGCCCGACGTCGAGCGCTCGCGACGCTGGGCGGCGGCCGAGCTCTTGCGTATGACCGGCCACTACGCGATCGCGAAGAAGCTGGCGATCGACGGCGGGCTCTACGGCCACCTGCGCGCCTATTCGAATCCGCTGTCGGAGAGTTACTGGCCGCTCATCTATCCGCGCGCGTACGACTGGGCGGTGAGCGACTACGCCGGGCAGCGCGGAGTGCGTCAGGAGTTGGTGTGGGCGATCATGTACAATGAGAGCAGGTTCCAGCCGCACGTGGTGTCGCCGGCGAACGCCATCGGGCTGATGCAGATCGTGCCGCGCACGGGGTTCGAGATCGCGCAGGCGCTGGGCGAGACGGGCTTCGCGCCGGACGACCTCTACGACCCGGTCACGAATATCCGCTACGGCACGTGGTATCTGCGCAGCATGCTCGACCGCTTCGAGGGCAACGAAATCTGCGCGATGGCGAGCTACAACGCGGGGCCGGACGTGGTCTCGAAGTGGTGGCGCAACAAGGGCGCGTTTTCGGAGGAGATCTTCATCGAGGAGATTCCCTACAAGGAAACGAACAACTACGTGAAGCAGGTGCTGCTGACGTACCGGATCTACCGGGACCTGTACGGGGGTTGACCCGCGGGGACTTGGGCGGTGCCGGCGACTTGGGTTTTCGCGGCGGTTGCGATACGATTTTGGTGCTGGATCGATGGTCGGGAGTGCGTTCTCGAAACTTGGGTGAGGTGGAGATGTTGACGATGCGGTATGGAATTCATCGGAGTGGTGTGGCGGTCTTGGCTCTGTGGCTCGCGCTGCTGGTCTTTACGGCCGGCTGCGGCGGCGGGGACGACGAGAACTCGCGAGGCGGAACCGTGGACGGCGACGATGACGCCGCTGACGACGACGATTACACGCCCGGGGACGACGACGGCACGGACGACGATTCGGACGATGACACGGATGACGATTCCGACGACGACACGGGCGATGACGACGCGGGCGATGACGACACGGCGGACGACGATACCGGCGACGACGATACCGGCGACGACGATACCGGCGACGACGATACCGGCGACGACGATACCGGCGACGACGACACGGAGGACGCGACCGTCACTCTGCATGTGACGGACGGCGAAACGCAGGACGACATCGAGGGTGCGACCTGTACGCTGATTGATTCTGAGAGCGGACAGCCGGTCGCCCCGGAGAACTCCGACGAGTCGGACGCGGATGGCATTTGCACGCTGACGCTCGCGGCCGGCGGAGGCGTGGAGGCGATACGCATCACGGCGACGGACTATGTCACCGCGTACAACTTCGAAGTGGCCACGAACGCGACGGTCGAGCAGATACTCGTCAAGGAAGCCAGCCGGAATGCGCTCGCGGCCTTGCTGAGCGTCACCATCGATCCGGCGGACGGACTCGTCATCGGCGTGGTGCTTTGGTCGAGCGAATCCGGCGTCGATTTCGTCGGGTGCACGGAGATCGCAAACGATTCCGGGCAAAACGACGTTTTTTACTCCGACGATTCGGGCGCACCCGGCGACAGCCGCACAAGTACAAATCCGGTTAACTCGTCGTACCTGCTCTTCAACGTGCCGGCCGGCGGTCCTTACACGTTTACCGGCGACACCGCCGGCGATATCGTCGAGAACGTTGCGCCGAAGGTGTTCGCCGAGGCCATGACGTTTGTTTATCTGATCTACGACGCGGCGACGTGGCCAACCAACCCAACGCCCGGCGGGTGCAGCTGATCCATTCGGCGATGTTCTGCCGACTTGGCCGGCGCACTCGGCTGCGCATGGACATTCGTTCGCCTTTCGGTCGATAACGGCGTCTGCAAACCGGGGCCATGCCATGACCGACCGACCGACGATTCCCGCAACTGGGACCGACAAGGAACAACTGCTCGCCGAAATGACGGCGATGAAGGCCGGCGACGCCGACTGGCGGCACGGACGCACCTTCAGCCTCGTGTACAACGTGTCGGAAGAGCACGAGGATCTCGTCAAGCGGGCTTACGGCCTTTATCTCGCCGAGAATGGCCTCAGCCCCATCGCGTTTCCGAGCTTGCGGAAAATGGAGATCGACGTGGTCGCCATGACGGCATCGATGCTGCGGGGCGACGAGGGCGTCGTCGGCTCGATGACCTCGGGCGGCACCGAGAGCATCCTGATGGCGATGAAGGCGTACCGCGAGTGGGCGCGCATGGCGAAACCGCACATCGCGAATCCCGAGGTCGTCCTGCCCGTCAGCGCGCACCCCGCGTTCGAAAAAGCCGCGCATTACCTCGGACTCAAGAACGTGCATGTTCGAGTCGGCGACGACTTTCGCGTTGACGTCACCGCCGCGCGTGAAGCGATCACGCCAAACACAATTCTGATCGTCGGCTCCGCGCCGGGCTATCCCGCGGGCGTGATCGACCCCATCGCCGATCTCGCGGCGCTCGCGACCGAGCACGACCTGGGCATGCATGTCGATGCGTGCCTCGGCGGATTCTGCCTGCCGTGGGTGCGCGAACTGGGTTATCCGGTCGTCGATTTCGACTTCGCCGTTCGGGGCGTCACGTCGATCAGCGCCGACGTGCACAAATACGGTTACGCGGCCAAGGGCGCTTCGACGATCTTGTATCGCAACGCCGAGCTGCGCCGCCATATGTTCTACGCATACACCGAGTGGCCGGGCGGGCTCTACGGCACGCCGACGATGACCGGCGCGCGGCCCGGCGGGGCGATCGCGGCGGCGTGGGCGGCGATGCAGGGCCTCGGGCGCGACGGATACCTCTCCCTCGCGAAGCGAATCATGGACGCCCGCGCGCGAATCTTCGAGGGATTCGCGTCGATCCCCGCGATCGAAGTTCTCGGCGAACCCGCGATGGGTGTTTTCGCGATTCGTCACGCGGGCGGCGGGGAATTCGCGATCGCCGAGGCGATGGACGAGCGCGGTTGGAAGCTCGACCGCCAGCAGAACCCCACCGCCCTGCACATGATGCTCTCGCCAGCGCATCTCGATTTCGTGGACGCGTTTCTCGCGGATCTTCGGACGTGCGTTGCGCTGGTCGAGGCCGAACCGGCGCGCATCACCGACGGCGCGGCGGCGATGTACGGTGCGATGGCGACGATGCCCGATCGCGGCGTCGTCGGCGATTTCGTGCTCGATTTTCTCGACGGCGTGTGGCGATAGGCGCGAAGTTCGCGCGATCCTGATGTTTGTCAACGCGCGAATCGGCGATTCGCGTATGTTGTCCGCATGACGCGAATGGCGTTGTCAACGAACCTGGGAGGGGTCACATGAGCGCAACCGAAAAGTGGCTGCCGGTGAATGAGCACATGGTGGAGCGCGTCGTGCGCGTCATCGCGGGCGTTGCGATTCTGAGCCTGACGGTGATCGGTCCGAAGTCCCTCTGGGGACTCATCGGGCTCGCGCCGATCACGACGGGGCTGCTCGGCAGTTGCCCGCTCTACACGGTCTTCGGGATCAGCACCTGTCCGATGAAGAAGTAGCGGCCCGCGCGCGCGACAAAAAAGGCGGCCGGAATGGCCGCCTTTTTCGTTTCGTCTGGAGTTACGTCACCACTGCGACGGATCGAGAAGCACGTCGCAGTCAATGAAGTCGGCGCCGGCATCGTTTCGGAACGGCGACTGGCAATACTCGAACAGATACAGAAACTCCTCGTGCGGCGGCACGAGTCCGTCGGGTCCGTTGCGCGACGGCTCGTAGGGGAACGGTCCGTCGGCAACGGAGCCGTCCCACGGATCCCAGTAATCCCAGTCTTCATACAGATCGACGGCCTTCGTGTAAAAGTCGACGACCTGCTGTGCTTCCGCCGACGTGAGCGGCAGACCGTAGGACGCCGCCGCCACGCAGTACGAAGCGGTGTCCACATCCCAGGCCGGGTCGTCGGACTGGCTGCCCTGATGGTTCATCATGCGGTCCACACGATACGCCATGCCGTCCATCAATTCTTCCGCCGCGTCGTCCTCGCCCGCAACGAGCGCAAGGCCGAGCGCCGAAAGATGGAAGTAACGGATGATCGCGTAGTTGTAGTAATGCTGGAGCGTGGCGACCGTTTCGTAGATCAATTCCGCGCCGTCGTTGCAGTCGTTGCCCATCGGATCGTCATAGCCGATCAGCGCCGCGGAGAGCTTCGCGTCGCACTCGCCATTGGGCGCGAGGGGATCGAACAGCACGAACGACGCGAGGTCGGCGACGAGCCCGTTGTCGGGATTGATCGGCACCTCGGCGTTGCCCCATTCGTCCTTCGTGCGAATGTGATAACCGGAGTCGGTGATGTCCTTGGCGAAGCCGCGCAGCGCCGCCAGCGCATCCTCGGCCGCGTCGCGCACATCCGTGTCCTCGCCGTCCTGCGCCACGTACGACAGCATCGGCACGGTGCGGAAAATGTGCGGCACGTCGTCCTTGCTGCGCCAGTTGCGCACCCAAATCGGGCCGTAATACGGATTGGTCGCGTTCGGCACCGTGTGCGCATTCCAGTCGTAGGAGTAGTGCTTCGCGCCGTCGTAGTTCACGGTGATGTCGCGCCCGTCCACCTCGTAGCTGTGATTGAAGGGGAAGAGCGTGCGGACCATGATGGTCGTCTCGGGATCTTCCTCGTCGTGCGCCATGCCCCAGAACAGCGCCTGCACGCCCTTGCACAGGTCGATCAGCAGTTCGCCGATCTCGTCATCGCCCGTCGCCAGATAGAGCGCCGACACGTTGTTGATGATCTTGCCGGTCTGGATCATCAGGTTGTCCGACGCGCCGGTGTGCGCGTACGTGACCACGCCGCCGCTCTTCGACGCGCCGAAATCCTGAAGGTGCAGCTTGTAGTCCGGCGAATCCATCACGTTGTCCGCCGCCATGCCATGGGCGAGCCGGCGCATCCAGTCGAAGTAATCGACATCGGCGAGGAAGCCCGTCACCGCCGCCGTGAAGTCGTCGATCTCCTGCTCGGTCAGCGGCGTGCCGACGTCGGGCCGCGTGTACGCGAACGGAAGCGTCGTCGGCAGCGCGCGCGGCGGCGCGGGAATCGGCGCGACGTCATTCGCTCGGGGCGCGGCGAAGAACTTCGCCGACTTGTCGGGGGGCAGCGTGCGGACGAGGCGGAATCCCACGAACCGATCGCGCCGGTCGGGCGTGTGCACCTGTCGATGCGCCGCGCGCAGACGCAGCGCGCCGTCCCAGCGGGCCGATCCGCCGCGCACCGAGCGGAAGTGATCTTCGATCGACTCCGCCGGATCGTCGCCGTCCGCGGGATCGGTCGAGTAGCCGTCCCACGTCCACTCTTTCACGTTGCCGAGCATGTCGAACAAATCCCAGTCGTTGGGCAGCTTTCCTCCAACCGGGTGCGTGTAGTTGTTGGAATTCGCGCAGTACCATGCAATGGCTTCAAGGTTCGGATCGAGCGGCAAGCAGGCCGTGTGCGTGATGTCGCCGTTGTAAAACGCGGTCGTCGATCCCGCCCGCGCGGCGTACTCCCACTCCGCTTCCGTGGGAAGCCGGAACCCCTCGCACTCGTAGATCGTCGCCGCATCGAGGGAAACGTCCGCCGCCGCGACGCCGCCATGCCCGGCGCAATCCGTCGGATCGGTCACCGGAGTGTCATCCTCGCAAACGACGTTTGCGAAGACGAAACACGGATCAAAGTCGTGCGCGATCGACATGGCGTTTGCGAACAGCAGGGCGTCGAACCACGTGACCCCGTCCACCGGGCGGTCGGGGCTGTCGCCGACGAGTGGAAAATGGCTGGGGTTGAAGCCGAGCAGGGTGTCGAACAGTTCCTGCCGGACTTCGGTCGCCATCATCTCGAAGTGGCGCGTGATCGTTACGTCATGCAGCATTTCATTGGCGTTGCGCCCCGACTCGTTCGACGGGCTGCCCATTGAGAACGATCCGGCGGGGATGTACTCGAATCCTTCCGTCGTCGGGTACGTATCGTCGTCGTCCGCATCGTCGTCGGCGTCGTCGTCGGCGTCGTCGTCGGGCAGGGGCGGCCACGTGTCATCATCGCCCGTGTCGTCGTCGGAGTCGTCATCCGTATCGTCATCGATGGTGTCGTCGTCCGCCGCGTCGTCGTCGGGCGCGGCGGCATCGTCATCGTCGTCGTCGCCGCAACCGCACCCGATTGCGAGGACCGCGGCGAAAAGGGCGAGGATCAGCCGAAAATCCAAGCGAAATTTGCCCATCGTTCTCCCCCGAAAATTCGATCCAAGGATCGCAAAGAATGCCGTCTGTCGCAAACGCGGGCATTGTCCGCGCGACCCCGCGCGGTGTCAACGCGCCGGGAGTGCATCGCCATGTTTCGCAATCCTGAAAAAATGAGGCCGGGAAAACTCCCGGCCCCGCTGAAAGCTCGAAGGTGACTGAGGATCAGAACGCGATGTCGGTGTGCAGGCCCAGGATCTGGTCGGGGCCCTTGGTCACCATCTCGCCCTTGTCGTCGGCGATCTCGGCCGTATAGCTCGTGCGCTGCAGGTCGAGGGCGATCTTCACGTTCTTGATCGGCTTCACGTAGAACGCCGCGAGGATGTACGACGTCTCGTCCTGGTAGCCGATGCCGGTGTCCTCTTCGTTCTGCGTGTTCGGGTCATAGGAGTCGTAGCGGAGCGCGACGCCGTAGTGCGTGGCGAACCAGAAATCGACCCATCCCGCCATCGACTGCGAGACCACATCGTCGGTGCCCTCGATATCGATGGTGTACGTGCTCTGCACGAAGTCGCCGGCGACGATGAAGCCCATCTCGTCCTTCTTCACGTCGTAGCGATACGCGAGGTTGCCGCGCATCGTGGTGCGCAACTCCTCGGGGTGATCGGGCTGGATTTTGTCGTAGTTGAAGCCGCCCCACAGGGACAGGCCCTTGGCGGCGTCGATGCTCGCCAACGGACGCACCAACACGCTTGCCTGAACCGCCTTGCCGGCGTTGACCTCGGCGGTCGATCC
This DNA window, taken from Deltaproteobacteria bacterium, encodes the following:
- a CDS encoding transglycosylase SLT domain-containing protein → MESMFSVARNVVRLCATILFVVFAAAMAIPAHAAQDALGPGGAPIGGSGGFSGEPSFEAALADYHAKRYATAILQLFAYVEKTPPPADLGEAEFLLGLALMDSGGAKDASFFFAEAEKHFSGFEDVAALYLVKSLERAGDHGAAGAALDAALGRHASSPMFSDAPEWRARLQAASRDHARAAKTYEALAGGSSGTAEFNENMYLAGEQWALAGRYAASAAAFRRVLDSERIDRFSTRAIGGWENALRAMSDGRVTDEFRAYMETWADARIKASHHRQAQPALEAVRRASGGVLDAPRQFQLGLAAFHNHDNDAAIREFTALAESATEYADDARYRLGKVRTRQGDNEGSRAEFQTLLRAHPGSGLRGAAHYQLALIDMEDNRYESAWRYFDQRLAKPAGGQEEYLTWLKAWTAYRAGKLDAAETTIDGLLKKFAKSQNGDRYRYWRAAIRQARGETEPAAADWTEINGDPRSYYGMRAGERLASMRRTHRNPAGDFRARGVGSSPVPSPKPEDFPEAVRSLVQKTIKLERLDCRAEASVLSKRILEILDKPDVERSRRWAAAELLRMTGHYAIAKKLAIDGGLYGHLRAYSNPLSESYWPLIYPRAYDWAVSDYAGQRGVRQELVWAIMYNESRFQPHVVSPANAIGLMQIVPRTGFEIAQALGETGFAPDDLYDPVTNIRYGTWYLRSMLDRFEGNEICAMASYNAGPDVVSKWWRNKGAFSEEIFIEEIPYKETNNYVKQVLLTYRIYRDLYGG
- a CDS encoding aspartate aminotransferase family protein — protein: MTDRPTIPATGTDKEQLLAEMTAMKAGDADWRHGRTFSLVYNVSEEHEDLVKRAYGLYLAENGLSPIAFPSLRKMEIDVVAMTASMLRGDEGVVGSMTSGGTESILMAMKAYREWARMAKPHIANPEVVLPVSAHPAFEKAAHYLGLKNVHVRVGDDFRVDVTAAREAITPNTILIVGSAPGYPAGVIDPIADLAALATEHDLGMHVDACLGGFCLPWVRELGYPVVDFDFAVRGVTSISADVHKYGYAAKGASTILYRNAELRRHMFYAYTEWPGGLYGTPTMTGARPGGAIAAAWAAMQGLGRDGYLSLAKRIMDARARIFEGFASIPAIEVLGEPAMGVFAIRHAGGGEFAIAEAMDERGWKLDRQQNPTALHMMLSPAHLDFVDAFLADLRTCVALVEAEPARITDGAAAMYGAMATMPDRGVVGDFVLDFLDGVWR
- a CDS encoding DUF2892 domain-containing protein produces the protein MPVNEHMVERVVRVIAGVAILSLTVIGPKSLWGLIGLAPITTGLLGSCPLYTVFGISTCPMKK
- a CDS encoding formylglycine-generating enzyme family protein, with amino-acid sequence MGKFRLDFRLILALFAAVLAIGCGCGDDDDDDAAAPDDDAADDDTIDDDTDDDSDDDTGDDDTWPPLPDDDADDDADDDADDDDTYPTTEGFEYIPAGSFSMGSPSNESGRNANEMLHDVTITRHFEMMATEVRQELFDTLLGFNPSHFPLVGDSPDRPVDGVTWFDALLFANAMSIAHDFDPCFVFANVVCEDDTPVTDPTDCAGHGGVAAADVSLDAATIYECEGFRLPTEAEWEYAARAGSTTAFYNGDITHTACLPLDPNLEAIAWYCANSNNYTHPVGGKLPNDWDLFDMLGNVKEWTWDGYSTDPADGDDPAESIEDHFRSVRGGSARWDGALRLRAAHRQVHTPDRRDRFVGFRLVRTLPPDKSAKFFAAPRANDVAPIPAPPRALPTTLPFAYTRPDVGTPLTEQEIDDFTAAVTGFLADVDYFDWMRRLAHGMAADNVMDSPDYKLHLQDFGASKSGGVVTYAHTGASDNLMIQTGKIINNVSALYLATGDDEIGELLIDLCKGVQALFWGMAHDEEDPETTIMVRTLFPFNHSYEVDGRDITVNYDGAKHYSYDWNAHTVPNATNPYYGPIWVRNWRSKDDVPHIFRTVPMLSYVAQDGEDTDVRDAAEDALAALRGFAKDITDSGYHIRTKDEWGNAEVPINPDNGLVADLASFVLFDPLAPNGECDAKLSAALIGYDDPMGNDCNDGAELIYETVATLQHYYNYAIIRYFHLSALGLALVAGEDDAAEELMDGMAYRVDRMMNHQGSQSDDPAWDVDTASYCVAAASYGLPLTSAEAQQVVDFYTKAVDLYEDWDYWDPWDGSVADGPFPYEPSRNGPDGLVPPHEEFLYLFEYCQSPFRNDAGADFIDCDVLLDPSQW